AATAGCAAGCTATTTAACCGACGAGCAACGCAGCCAGGCGGGATGGATCGGCGCATCAAAATGTGAAGTTATTTTTGAGCGAGCCCTAAGACCCTATTTGTCAAAAAATGACGCGAAAAAGGAGGAGTGGTCATGAAGGAAATCAATGAACTGAATATGCCCGATGATGCGCGCTATGCAGATGATCATGAATGGGCCAGGCTTGAAGGCGATAAGGTTCGGGTCGGTCTTGACGACTATGCCCAGGATCAGCTCGGAGATATTGTTTTCGTTGAACTTCCACAGGAGGGCGATAGCTTCAAAAAAGGGGAAGTGTTTGCAACCGTGGAATCCGTGAAAGCAGTTTGCGAATGTTATCTGCCGGTGGGAGGAAAAATCATTGCTGTAAACACAGCCCTTGAAGAAGCGCCTGAACTGCTGAACAAAAGCCCTTACGGCGACGGATGGATGGCCGACCTCGATCCGGCCGATCTGTCTGAGTTGGATACACTCATGACTAATGTTGAGTGCCTGGAAAAGCTGAAAGGAGCCGAGTAGATGCGTTATCTTCCACATACCAGTGAAGAGATTGCTTCAATGCTTGAAGCTGTGGGGGTTGACGACCTTGACTCTCTCTTTTCGACAGTCCCCGAGGAGTGCCGTTTTTCCGCTGATCTCGATTTGCCGGAGCCGTTGACCGAATGGGACCTAAACGCCCACATGCAGGCTTTGGCCAACAACATGGCCGTCTCCCCGGAATACAAGGTGTTTATGGGAGCAGGCAGTTATGAACATTTCGTGCCTGCCTCTGTATTCTATCTCTTGGGCCGGTCCGAGTTTGTCACCTCTTACACTCCCTACCAGCCGGAGATGAGCCAGGGAACACTTCAGGCCATTTATGAGTATCAGACGCTGACTGCCCGCCTTTTAGGCATGGAGATAGCCACGGCATCTCATTACGACGGCGCCACGGCCTTGGCCGAATCGCTCCTCATGGCCATTCGTGTGACCAAGCGAAAACGAGTTGCCGTCTCACGTCTGATTCACCCCCTTTATCGTCGTGTGGTCCATACCTATTTTGAGCCTACGGGCTACGAAGTCGTCGAACTTGGCTATCTCGAAAACGGTGTGACCGACCTCACTGACCTTGATAACATGGAAGATTTTGCGGCGGTCGCAGTGCAGTCGCCCAATTTCTTCGGATGTATTGAGAACTTTCAAGCCGTTGGAGAAAAAGCTCATGACAGGCAGGCCCTTTTTATCGCTTCATTTACGGAAGCCCTTTCGTACGGACTTCTAAAGAGCCCCGGGAGTCAAGGAGCCGACATTGCATGCGGGGAAGGCCAAAGCATGGGTATTCCACAAACCTTTGGAGGCCCGGCGCTCGGCATGCTGGCAAGCAGAAAAAAATACATGCGAAGCCTGCCTGGCCGCCTCGTGGGCCAGACTAAAGACCTGGACGGAAAAAGAGGCTTTGTGCTCACGCTTGCCACGAGAGAGCAGCATATTCGCCGGGAAAAAGCGACCTCCAATATCTGCACGAACAACAGTCTCTGTGCCCTGGCTGCGGCAATGTATATGGCCTCTGTGGGGGGCACAGGGATCCGGGAGCTTGCCCGCCTCAACCATGACAAGGCTGAATATCTCAAGAGAGAACTGAAAAACGCCGGTCTCGCGATAACCTTTGACGACCCCACATTCAACGAGTTTGTTGTGGAATTCCCCGCGGGCTTTCAGGCTGCCTATGAACGCCTTCTGGAAAAGAAAATCGTAGCAGGCCTCCATCTGGCTCCATATTATCCTGAACTTGCCAACCATTACCTGTTGTGTGTCACGGAAACCAGATCCAAGGAGGACATGGATAGCCTTGTCAGGGAGGTTACATCATGAAGGAATCTCTGGGAGCTAACGGTCTGATACTGAACGAACCACTGCTCTGGGAAAAGGGAAAGAAGGGCCGAAGCGGATTCTCCCTTCCGCGACGTGATGTGGAGTCATCCCCTCTCGGCCAGGGACTTACATGCGAAGGCCCTGAACTCCCGGATTTGAGCGAAATCGACGTGGTGCGCCACTACACAAGGCTGTCACAATGGAATTTTGGAGTAGATACCGGCATGTACCCCCTGGGTTCGTGCACGATGAAATACAGCCCGAAGACTAATGAGAAACAGGCGAGCCTTCCAGGATTTGCGGGCGCACATCCCTTGCTTCCCGCGGCCCTGTCTCAAGGCGTGCTCCAGATGATGTTTGAACTCCAGCAATATCTTGCTGAGATCACCGGAATGGATGCCGCCACGCTTCAACCTGCAGCAGGCGCTCATGGAGAGCTCACTGGAATGCTTCTTATGTATGCGTTTTACAAAAGCCGGGGTGAACGACGCTCTAAGATTATTGTCCCTGATACCGCTCACGGCACAAACCCTGCCTCTGCGGCGCTGTGCGGTTATAGTCCAGTGCCCGTCAAATCCAACGATCAGGGAATCCTTTCTGTAGAGGCCATTGCCGAGGTCATGGATGAGAACACGGCCGGCATCATGGTGACTAACCCAAATACCCTTGGCCTATACGAAGAAAACATCCATAAAATAGCCGAAATAGTCCACGCTAAAGGCGGGATTGTCTATTGTGACGGAGCCAACATGAATGCTGTCATGGGTGTAACAAGAATGGGCGAGATCGGCGTGGACGTCATGCACCTTAATCTGCACAAGACTTTTTCAACGCCCCATGGTGGAGGAGGCCCAGGTTCGGGACCGGTCTGTGTCAAAAAAGGGCTTGAGCCATTTCTGCCCGTTCCCCGGGTGATGGAGGAAAACGGAATATACGGGCTCTCGGAAGACTTTCCTGAATCAGTCGGCAAGATGCAGGCCTTTCACGGAAATGTTGGCGTCATGATCAAGGCATACAGCTATATTCGGAGCATGGGGCCGAAAAACCTGAAAAAGGCCAGCCAGCTTGCCGTTCTCAACGCCAACTATATCAAAGAACGACTGAAAGGAACGTTGCATCTTGCCTATGACAGGCCGTGCATGCATGAGTGCGTCTTTTCAGACAAGAATCAAACGGCGCATAAAATTGCGACTATCGATATGGCCAAGCGCCTGATGGATTACGGCTTTCATCCGCCGACAGTCTATTTTCCGCTGGTCGTGCATGGTTCCATCATGATTGAACCCACGGAGACAGAGTCCAAAGAGGATATCGATCAGTTTATCGAGGCCTTTAAAACGATCGCAAATGAGGCCGGCAGAAATCCGGAGTTGCTCCATGATGCGCCGAAGCGCTGCAAGGTAAGAAGACTGGACGAAACAACAGCAGCGCGCAAGCCATGCCTTGCGGGCTGAGTGGGCCATGCCGTACTTTGAAACAGTAGATGGCTCTCGGCTCTTCTACGAAACGAACGGGTTTGAACGTTGAACAAAAAATGGCTTTATGTTGAGCTTTCTACGGTGGGTTATAAAGACGCCTGGAATCTGCAAACGCATCTTGTGTCTGCAAGACATGAGAACCGTGTTGCCACAGATGTTGTTTTAATGATGGAACACCCCGCTGTGTTTACTGTGGGGCGCAGGGGCGGGTTGAACGACCTTACCGTGTCACAAAATATCTTGAAGGCGTCCGGAATTCCCGTGATTCAAGTGGAACGCGGGGGCCGCATGACTTTTCACGGCCCCGGACAGCTCATCATGTACCCGGTTGTTGATCTTCGTGCGCTCAACATAGCGGTGACTGATTATGTCGAGAATCTCGAAGAAGTGATGATTCGCACTGCTGACAATTGGGGGATCAAGGCCGAAAGAAACCCCCTAAACGCAGGGGTCTGGGTTGACGGCAACAAGCTGGGAAGCATTGGCATAGCTATTCGCCACGGAATATCCTTTCATGGTCTTGCTTTAAACGTCAATCTTTCGCTGAAGCCTTTCAGATGGATCAACCCCTGCGGTCTTCAGGGAATAGGGGTGACATCTATGGAGCGCGAGCTTTCGTCCAGAGTACCCATGAGTCAAGTACGGACAACTGTAAAAGGTCACTTCGAAGCCGTTTTTGGAGTCGAACTTGTTACTACTCGGCTGGCGGAACTACCGGCCGACTGTTCGCCGATCTCTTTCTGTATCTTACAGAACCCGCAGGGACGCAGCCTTCTTGATTCCCAATTCCTTCATTCTGAGGCCCGTTGCGCTTGTGCGACCAAAGACAAAGAAATGATGCAGGAACAAGCTGCGAAAATGCGTGTCCGAAAACCACGCTGGTTGAAGCGGAGCCTTCCCACAGGGCCAAGGTACGAAGCGGTCAGGACCCTGTTGCGAAAAAGTCGACTTCACACCGTGTGCCAGGAAGCAAAATGCCCTAATCTCTGGGAGTGTTTTTCCCGACGCATTGCAACCTTTCTCATTATGGGTCCTCGGTGCACACGCAACTGCCGTTTCTGTGCTGTGGAACGCAGGCCGACAAGCCCTCCCGACCCCGAAGAACCAGCCCGTGTAGCCGAAACCGCACAACATATGGGATTGCGCTATGTGGTCATCACCTCTGTCACAAGGGATGATCTGCCCGATGGCGGAGCCGGTTTCTTTGCAGAGACAATTGATGAGATCCGAAAAAGAACGCCTGAAGCCTTTGTGGAGGTCCTGATCCCCGATTTTCAGGGCAATTGCGAGGCTCTTCAGACGGTCCTTCAAGCTCGGCCCGACGTTTTGAACCATAATCTGGAAACCGTGCCTCGCCTTTATCCCACTGTTCGGCCGGAGGCCTTGTATCCTCGATCACTTGAACTGCTCAGGCGGGCGAAGGCATATTACCCTGCCATACCCACCAAGTCGGGCCTCATGCTGGGCCTGGGGGAATTTCCTGAAGAAGTGGAGAAGACATTGGAGGATCTTGTTGCTGCCGGCTGCACTGTCCTCACGCTGGGCCAGTATCTTCAGCCGTCGAAAGAACATCTTCCGGTTGAACGCTTCGTTGCTCCTGAAGAATTCGACGCCTGGAAGGAGGTTGCTCTCGGAATGGGCTTTTCCGCAGTGGCCAGCGGTCCTTTTGTGCGCAGTTCTTATCACGCAGAAGAGCTTCATGAAGCCCTCGGCCGAGGGGCGCAGCCTTAGGGCTCGCTCAAAAATAACTTCACATTTTGATGCGCCGACCTGCCTGCCGGCAGGCAGGTCCATCCCGCCTGTCTGCGTTGCTCGTCGGTTAAATAGCTTGCTATTCGCCCTCCTCGCGCCTTGCCATGCGTGCGTCTGGACTCCTGAAAATGTAAACTCCTTTCTTCGCGAACCCTTAGGGCTGGGCAAATTCTTGTTCCTTGTACGGGGTAATTTCAGCATCCTTAGAGTGATTCGAGAAGGGAGAGCGAACTATATCTACCTTCGAAATGAAACAAGATTAAGCGACGAGCATAAGCGTCAGCTTCACAATTCAAGCTAGTCAATAACGTCCGCGAGCGCCGCCCGTTGAAGTTATATCCATTCCTTTGCCCGTTTAGCGTTTTCCTTCGGTTTTTAGTGTTTGGATTGCGCACACCTGCACCTTCAAAACCATCATTCCGATACTCCACCACTCCAATCCGGGCAAAGCCCTTCTCAGCACACTAACACAAGCCTGACATCCATTACGTTCGTATTCGTAGGACCGGTCATAAGGAGATCACTGGTCTTTTCAAAGAAGTGATACGCGTCGTTTCTGTTCAGAAACTCGGCTGCCTCCATCCCTGCATCTTTTCCTCGCGTTACTGTCAAAGGATCTACCAAGGCGCCTGCCGCGTCTGTGGGGCCGTCATTTCCGTCTGTGCCCCCGCTCAGGATGACAACACGAGGCGGAAGCTCCACAAGGTCGAGGCATGCAGCCAGGCAGAACTCCTGGTTTCTTCCTCCAAGACCATCACCCCGGATAGTCACCGTGGTTTCACCTCCTGAGATAACACATGCCGGTGGCGGAATCGGCCTGCCGGTTTTGACAATTTCCTTGGCCATGGCGGTGTGAACCCGTGCCACTTCCCTTGTTTCTCCTTCCACCATAGAGGAAAGGATAAGTGTTTCATATCCGAGTTCTTTCGCCTTTGCACTTGCCGCTTCCAGGGCTAATATATTGCTTCCCACGACAAAATTGAAGACACGGTCGAATATCGTATCATTCTTTTTTGGTGTTTCGGGGATCTGCCCGTCCAAGCCCGCCTTGATGTGTTTTTGGATGAAAGCGGGGATATCCTTCAAGTTATACTTCTTGAAGATCCCCCAAACATCTTTGAACGTGGAGGTGTCAGGCACAAAAGGTCCTGAGGCAATCACGTCCATTTTGTCTCCCACCACGTCCGAGAGCATCAAGTTGACAACGGTGGCCGGAAAGGCCGCCCTTGCCATCTGCCCGCCTTTAGAAGACGCTATGTGCTTTCTGACAGCATTTATCTCATCAATACTGGCTCCACACGCGAGCAATCTTCGGGTAATTTCCTGCTTGTCCGAAAGTGTGATATCTCCCCCAGGGTGGGGGAGCAGGGCGGATCCCCCACCGGATATGAGAGAAAAAATCAGGTCCTTCTCGCCTGCGCTTTGCAAGAAATCAAATATCTTTCTGCTCCCTTTTACGCCGTTTTCATCCGGCACGGGATGGCCGGCCTCGGTGATCTCAGTAAACGCGAGCTCTTGTGTAAAGCCGTATTTGACGTTGATCAGCCCTTTCTGGATCCTTTTTCCGAACAGATCTTCAATGGCCCTGGCCATTGGGGCAGTGGCCTTTCCTGCACCAACGAGCGAGATGCGATCGAATTCGGCCAAGTCAAGTTCGGTTTTAGGCCGTCCTTCCATTCCGACCACCAGCCTGTCTCCCTCAAGGTGTACAAAACGTTTTACCGCCCTGTACGGGTCCACAGCCCCAAGACAGCCGGCAAATATCTCTTTAGCGTCGGAACGTATCATTTCCAATTCTTTGTGTTGTTTGTTCATGTTGTTTTCCTTTTTCTCTGGGTCCTCTGCGGTGAGCTATTACGACCATGCCCGGCAAACGCACTCGCTATACATTTTCAATCGCCTTTTTTGTCTCCCGCGCGATTTTCAGCTCCTCATTTGTGAGGATCACCAGGACTTTGACTTTACTGCCCGGAGAGCTGATTTCTCTGATCCCGTTTCCGGTCTTATTGTTCCTTTCCAGATCAATCTCGATGCCCAGCTTGTTTAATCCGCGGCAGGAGAGTTCGCGGATATATGGTGCGTTTTCCCCAATTCCTGCCGTAAAGATCACACAGTCAAGGCTCCCTAAGACCGCAAAATATGCACCGATAAATTTTTTTATCCGGTAGGTGTAGATGTCAAGAGCAATTCTTGCCCGCTCTTCACCCGCGTTCTTTTTCTCAATGACTTCCCGCATGTCATTGGTTCCGCACATTCCTTTCAGACCGCTCTCTTTATTCAGGATCATATCAATTTCCTTAAGAGACATTCCCAGATGGTTTGCCAGGAAAAAGGGAAGCGCAGGGTCCACATCGCCTGACCGGGTTCCCATCACTAATCCGGCAAGAGGCGTCATCCCCATGGTGGTATCAACGGATTTGCCATTTTTGATGGCCGCCATGCTGGCCCCGTTGCCGATATGAATGGTAATGAGATTAAGCTCTGCCAGGGGCCTGCCCAGATACTCTGCCGCCTGCTCAGAGACATAGGCGTGCGAAGTGCCGTGAAAACCATAACGCCGCACCTTGTGCCGCTCATACATCTCGTGGGGAATGGCATAGAGAAAGGCATGGCTGGGGATGGTCTGGTGAAAGGCCGTATCAAATACCGCGACCTGCGGCGCATCAGGAAAAATCGATCCGGCAACCTCAATCCCCATCAGATTGGCAGGATTATGCAAAGGGGCCAGGGGGACGTATTCCTTAATGGCAGCGATGACCTTTTCATCAATAATCACGGTTGAGTTGAACGCCTCCCCGCCATGGACCACGCGGTGGCCCACAGCCGAGATATCGGTCTTGTCCGCGATGACCCCATGTTCCGGATGAACCAGCAGGCCCACGACACGGTTCAGCCCCTGACGATGGTCAGCGATCAGCCTCTCTTCAACTCTTTTCACGGTTTCGCCGTTGGGCATGGTTTTTCTATGGGTATGAATGCCCCTTTCTTCGCCGATTTTTTCGACCAGGCCCCCTGCCATGATCCTATGGTGGTCTACATCGAACAATTCGTACTTGATGGATGAACTTCCTGTATTGATCACGAGTATTTTCATAGAATCTCCTAGTACACCCAATTTGGATGTCCCGTGCGGAAGCGCGGGGGATTTGACTCACCCTTGGTTCGCATCATCTTTTCCCAATTCTAGAATACGTTTCCCGCACTCACTCTTAAGGGCGTTAAGGTAATCCTCATCCACCGGTCCTTTCCAGGTACTCACTTCGGTGAAACGCTTGGGAATGTGCACCCCTTGCGGATCAAAGCCTGTGGCCACACGGGTTTGCCAGCGCACTTTCTGGATATGGCGTGATACAGCCTCCATGTTGTCAGCCAGCGCGCTTTAGCCCACCGATTGAAGGCAATCAGCCAGACCTTCTTCGTTGTAGACTTGTCGTGCGAAGAGACAGGAGACCATGGAGGTCAGAAAAACCCGGCTTTCTTCGTCGTGCATCAGGAAATCGACCACTTCATCCACGTTTCGAGGGGTAGTGAAAATTTTTATGTAACGTTCCTTCCAACCGCAACCGTTTCACGGATTCGTTATTGATTATTTCAAAACCGTATCGGCCGCACAAAAGCCTCCTTGCCTTGTATCGCATTTTCAATAAGTGTATTTTGAGGGGATTTCGCTTTTTGGAATTTCAATGGCTTGTGGAGACAGTTCAAATTGTCCCACCTATTTTCTTATAGAGCAATTCATAATATGGAAGAAAGAAAAGTGTCGTCTTATTGATTTTAAGAGTATTACTGTAATCAAGATTCACGACATAGGCTTCATCAGGCGAATACTTCTCAATAAAACTGCGCAAAGATCGCGAGAAAACTGTTTTCTTTAAAGACTTATACTGAACTTCGATTGGAACGATATTTCCGCCCCTTTCCAGAACAAAATCGACTTCAGCTTTATCCTTTGTGCGCCAGAAATTCAGTTTTATCGCACTGAATCTTATTTGCTTTTTGAGCAGTAGAAAGACAAGATTTTCGAAAATGAATCCACACTCTGATGGGCTGCCCAAGTGGCCAAAAATGCCTAAAACATAATTCCGCAGGCCCAGGTCCCAAAAGTAAGGAACGGGTGACTTTGTGATTTCCTTTCTCACGTTTCGAGCATAAGGCGAGATGATATCTAAAAGGAATATGTTTTGGGAATACCACAAATATCTCTTCACCGTTTGATATGAAATGTTCAGTGTGGATGACAGTTCGGAGTAGTTGATAAGGTTTCCGATTTGGCTGGAGAGGACCTTTATCATGGCGCTGAATGCCTCCGTTTTATCAACTTTGAGAAGATATGCGATGTCTTTTTCGAGGATGCTGCTGAAAATCTCGTCTATAATCCGTATTTTTTCTGTTAGCTCGGACGCCAGCACAACACGTGGGTATCCCCCAAAATTCATATATTCCATTAACAACTGTTGGGTCTTGTCCTTTTCTATTTCAAGAAATCCGGCGAGATTTTCCTTATACTTGTAGTCTGTTTTGTGGTTGATAAACTCATCAAACGTAATTGTGTTTAGTTCAAATAACCGTTTTCTTCCGACAAGAGATTCATGGATTTTTTCTTTCAATTCGAGACTTCCGGATCCGGACACAATGAACTTATATGGCAACTTTAGATCAAAAAGGCCCTTAAGAAAAAGACCGGCATTTTCTTTCCGCTGTATTTCATCAATGAAAACATAACCCCGCTCTTTGCTTAGCTCTAATTCTATCTTCCTGAGCAACGCCGATTGGGATTCAAAGTGAGGCCTGTCCCATTCAATATCAAGATTCAGGTACAGCGTTCGCTCGCCTTTTCTATCAAGGTGTTCCCTCAGCAGGTCCATGAGGGTCGTTTTGCCGGACTGGCGAGGTCCTATGATAATACTTATCTCTTTTTGGTGGAGATGGCCTACCAGGTCTGGAAAAAGCTTTCTTTCGATCATGATTATATTATAGTCCGATAATTTGAAAGGTCAATAATACTTTATTCCGGATTAAACGAAGAACCCTTTTTCTACTGCGTTCACTCCTTTTTTGAACCCATCCCTGTTCGGACGAACGATTACAAAACACTCATTTGCCAAGGGAGGCAATGACTTCGCTTAGTTGACCGACTGATAAAATCTGTAATTCAACGCCCGCGTCGGCAAAAACATAAGCCGGGCCTTTTTTCCGCAAGTCCTCTTTCACAGCCACCACATCTATTTTGTGTTTGACCAGCCACTCGGCCACACGAATTCCTTTAGCCTTTGGCACCTTGGTGTGTGGATTGGCAACCACTTCTTGCCGTTCGATGTGCCTATCGGCAAAACGCAACCTTAACAGGGCAAAGTACGGGGCTTCACCAAAATGGCTGCTCACTTTTCCTGTGGTGTCTGCAAGGGGTACGGCGACATGCAGGTACTCGCGCACCTGAGGTTCACAGTGGATCACCACGTGCTCCACGTGAGGCAACTGTTTGCGGATTTCGGCTTCGATTTGATCGCTGATTGTGTGAGCCTTAATCAAGTCATCGGTTCGCAGCGCCAAGGTAGTCTCCAAGAAGCGGAAACGCCCGGCGTTTCGGCCCGTGAGCGATCGTATCTCTGTCACCATGGGCTCAGCCTCAATAATCTGTCTGACCTGGTCAAGGGCTTCAGGGGACATGGAGGCATCCAGCAATACACGCATGCCGTCTGAAAGGAGCTCCCATCCAGCGCGGGCAATGAAGACAACGACTAATCCCGCGGCAACATGATCTATGGTGATGCCGAAAAAACTCGCGTTCAACCCAAAATAATGGAGAACCACTGCCACCAACACCACGATGGAAGAGAGCACGTCAACCTGTCGATGGCGGCCCTCAGCGATCAAGGTGGGGGATTCGGTTCGCTTTCCCGCGGCAATGGCGTATTGGCCGAAAAGAAAGGTCATCAACGTGCCGGCAAGCAACAAAGCGATGATCCAGGGGCTGATAGCAGGGAGTTTTTCTGCCGGCGACAGGGCTTTGCGGGCGATTTCAAAGCCTGCGAAAAAGATGAATATTGCCACAATTACTGAAATCACATTTTCGATTTTGTATAATCCGTAAGGAAATGCGCGGCTTTTGCGGGTTGACAGCTTGAGCCCACCAAGAACGGCCAGCGAGGCAACAGAGTCCGTGGCGGAATCCACAGCGCTGGCGACAACGGCCAGGCTGCCGGAAAGGTATGCCAGCGCCGCTTTAAGTCCTGCAAGCCCGAAGTTGAGAAGAAAGGCATATATGGCCACCCGCTGGATCTGTTTGGTTTCTTCGGTGCGGCCAACGAGGTGACTGCGCTGATCAGTAGAGATTCCAGAGTTCATAAAGACAATTAACGCCTGTTAGGGGGCTGAACCATCACCTTGGTTTGGATTTGAGTCCCTCAATTCTCCAATTCTGACGGCCTCGTAAAAAGTCGAAATCCGCCTCCGGCGGACTGTCATTCCGAGCTTTCCGCCATAGGCCCTGGCCCGCAGGCGGGCGAAAGCCGGAATCCATTTTATTCAGCTAGTTACAAAGGCTCTGGACTCCGGTTTTCACCGGAGTGACGACTTTTTACGAGATTATCAATTCTCAATTCCCTAATTTCTGAATTAACCACATTTCACCGGTGATATCAAATTGAATTGATTACCACTTGGCTTTCAACTCATGACAGGGCTGCGATCTTGTTTTGACACCCCATTGCGTTTCTGATAGGGATTCTTCATGCCTGCTTGCCTGGAAATCACATTAAGACCGGATCTCTTTGATGCCGAAGGGGCTGCTGTTTGCCGGAAAGCGAATGACTATTTCGGGCTCAATGTCGAACTGGTTCGCGCCGTGAACATACTGACCATCGACGTGGACC
This Deltaproteobacteria bacterium DNA region includes the following protein-coding sequences:
- the gcvH gene encoding glycine cleavage system protein GcvH, yielding MKEINELNMPDDARYADDHEWARLEGDKVRVGLDDYAQDQLGDIVFVELPQEGDSFKKGEVFATVESVKAVCECYLPVGGKIIAVNTALEEAPELLNKSPYGDGWMADLDPADLSELDTLMTNVECLEKLKGAE
- a CDS encoding acetate kinase, which translates into the protein MKILVINTGSSSIKYELFDVDHHRIMAGGLVEKIGEERGIHTHRKTMPNGETVKRVEERLIADHRQGLNRVVGLLVHPEHGVIADKTDISAVGHRVVHGGEAFNSTVIIDEKVIAAIKEYVPLAPLHNPANLMGIEVAGSIFPDAPQVAVFDTAFHQTIPSHAFLYAIPHEMYERHKVRRYGFHGTSHAYVSEQAAEYLGRPLAELNLITIHIGNGASMAAIKNGKSVDTTMGMTPLAGLVMGTRSGDVDPALPFFLANHLGMSLKEIDMILNKESGLKGMCGTNDMREVIEKKNAGEERARIALDIYTYRIKKFIGAYFAVLGSLDCVIFTAGIGENAPYIRELSCRGLNKLGIEIDLERNNKTGNGIREISSPGSKVKVLVILTNEELKIARETKKAIENV
- a CDS encoding glycerate kinase — translated: MNKQHKELEMIRSDAKEIFAGCLGAVDPYRAVKRFVHLEGDRLVVGMEGRPKTELDLAEFDRISLVGAGKATAPMARAIEDLFGKRIQKGLINVKYGFTQELAFTEITEAGHPVPDENGVKGSRKIFDFLQSAGEKDLIFSLISGGGSALLPHPGGDITLSDKQEITRRLLACGASIDEINAVRKHIASSKGGQMARAAFPATVVNLMLSDVVGDKMDVIASGPFVPDTSTFKDVWGIFKKYNLKDIPAFIQKHIKAGLDGQIPETPKKNDTIFDRVFNFVVGSNILALEAASAKAKELGYETLILSSMVEGETREVARVHTAMAKEIVKTGRPIPPPACVISGGETTVTIRGDGLGGRNQEFCLAACLDLVELPPRVVILSGGTDGNDGPTDAAGALVDPLTVTRGKDAGMEAAEFLNRNDAYHFFEKTSDLLMTGPTNTNVMDVRLVLVC
- a CDS encoding cation diffusion facilitator family transporter, whose translation is MNSGISTDQRSHLVGRTEETKQIQRVAIYAFLLNFGLAGLKAALAYLSGSLAVVASAVDSATDSVASLAVLGGLKLSTRKSRAFPYGLYKIENVISVIVAIFIFFAGFEIARKALSPAEKLPAISPWIIALLLAGTLMTFLFGQYAIAAGKRTESPTLIAEGRHRQVDVLSSIVVLVAVVLHYFGLNASFFGITIDHVAAGLVVVFIARAGWELLSDGMRVLLDASMSPEALDQVRQIIEAEPMVTEIRSLTGRNAGRFRFLETTLALRTDDLIKAHTISDQIEAEIRKQLPHVEHVVIHCEPQVREYLHVAVPLADTTGKVSSHFGEAPYFALLRLRFADRHIERQEVVANPHTKVPKAKGIRVAEWLVKHKIDVVAVKEDLRKKGPAYVFADAGVELQILSVGQLSEVIASLGK
- a CDS encoding ATP-binding protein, which gives rise to MIERKLFPDLVGHLHQKEISIIIGPRQSGKTTLMDLLREHLDRKGERTLYLNLDIEWDRPHFESQSALLRKIELELSKERGYVFIDEIQRKENAGLFLKGLFDLKLPYKFIVSGSGSLELKEKIHESLVGRKRLFELNTITFDEFINHKTDYKYKENLAGFLEIEKDKTQQLLMEYMNFGGYPRVVLASELTEKIRIIDEIFSSILEKDIAYLLKVDKTEAFSAMIKVLSSQIGNLINYSELSSTLNISYQTVKRYLWYSQNIFLLDIISPYARNVRKEITKSPVPYFWDLGLRNYVLGIFGHLGSPSECGFIFENLVFLLLKKQIRFSAIKLNFWRTKDKAEVDFVLERGGNIVPIEVQYKSLKKTVFSRSLRSFIEKYSPDEAYVVNLDYSNTLKINKTTLFFLPYYELLYKKIGGTI
- the lipA gene encoding lipoyl synthase; the encoded protein is MNKKWLYVELSTVGYKDAWNLQTHLVSARHENRVATDVVLMMEHPAVFTVGRRGGLNDLTVSQNILKASGIPVIQVERGGRMTFHGPGQLIMYPVVDLRALNIAVTDYVENLEEVMIRTADNWGIKAERNPLNAGVWVDGNKLGSIGIAIRHGISFHGLALNVNLSLKPFRWINPCGLQGIGVTSMERELSSRVPMSQVRTTVKGHFEAVFGVELVTTRLAELPADCSPISFCILQNPQGRSLLDSQFLHSEARCACATKDKEMMQEQAAKMRVRKPRWLKRSLPTGPRYEAVRTLLRKSRLHTVCQEAKCPNLWECFSRRIATFLIMGPRCTRNCRFCAVERRPTSPPDPEEPARVAETAQHMGLRYVVITSVTRDDLPDGGAGFFAETIDEIRKRTPEAFVEVLIPDFQGNCEALQTVLQARPDVLNHNLETVPRLYPTVRPEALYPRSLELLRRAKAYYPAIPTKSGLMLGLGEFPEEVEKTLEDLVAAGCTVLTLGQYLQPSKEHLPVERFVAPEEFDAWKEVALGMGFSAVASGPFVRSSYHAEELHEALGRGAQP
- the gcvPA gene encoding aminomethyl-transferring glycine dehydrogenase subunit GcvPA, yielding MRYLPHTSEEIASMLEAVGVDDLDSLFSTVPEECRFSADLDLPEPLTEWDLNAHMQALANNMAVSPEYKVFMGAGSYEHFVPASVFYLLGRSEFVTSYTPYQPEMSQGTLQAIYEYQTLTARLLGMEIATASHYDGATALAESLLMAIRVTKRKRVAVSRLIHPLYRRVVHTYFEPTGYEVVELGYLENGVTDLTDLDNMEDFAAVAVQSPNFFGCIENFQAVGEKAHDRQALFIASFTEALSYGLLKSPGSQGADIACGEGQSMGIPQTFGGPALGMLASRKKYMRSLPGRLVGQTKDLDGKRGFVLTLATREQHIRREKATSNICTNNSLCALAAAMYMASVGGTGIRELARLNHDKAEYLKRELKNAGLAITFDDPTFNEFVVEFPAGFQAAYERLLEKKIVAGLHLAPYYPELANHYLLCVTETRSKEDMDSLVREVTS
- the gcvPB gene encoding aminomethyl-transferring glycine dehydrogenase subunit GcvPB, whose amino-acid sequence is MKESLGANGLILNEPLLWEKGKKGRSGFSLPRRDVESSPLGQGLTCEGPELPDLSEIDVVRHYTRLSQWNFGVDTGMYPLGSCTMKYSPKTNEKQASLPGFAGAHPLLPAALSQGVLQMMFELQQYLAEITGMDAATLQPAAGAHGELTGMLLMYAFYKSRGERRSKIIVPDTAHGTNPASAALCGYSPVPVKSNDQGILSVEAIAEVMDENTAGIMVTNPNTLGLYEENIHKIAEIVHAKGGIVYCDGANMNAVMGVTRMGEIGVDVMHLNLHKTFSTPHGGGGPGSGPVCVKKGLEPFLPVPRVMEENGIYGLSEDFPESVGKMQAFHGNVGVMIKAYSYIRSMGPKNLKKASQLAVLNANYIKERLKGTLHLAYDRPCMHECVFSDKNQTAHKIATIDMAKRLMDYGFHPPTVYFPLVVHGSIMIEPTETESKEDIDQFIEAFKTIANEAGRNPELLHDAPKRCKVRRLDETTAARKPCLAG